One part of the Bacteroidia bacterium genome encodes these proteins:
- a CDS encoding tetratricopeptide repeat protein yields the protein MEKREHIYAQILLVLFMLCNTQTEAQIAPIKDQVDAESYVDHIERLQFQHLDSAILLWEELGSWSDKHSYIAGQKEYYRTGIYLHGVLLSDKDMGKELAEEALNFSRKEMPENVPAVWISKAILFQAYTELDSAIAYYEKALQALDHQHPNYPVVLGNLASIYDQLKLPQPAQNYAEEALQIYQSEKDTLGITTSLLSLANVALLEDDAEQNYQFLSQAYELSKASSQKASFVQISHNLAYAYIEKGDLSKGLQLFEEALQKSEANPTLNLHSRIGIARNLIKMNRLTEASNYRDQVIRDSAQVAMPLKLRRLLYEMEMEYFQAKGEPVRALGLLPDFLKLKEAEISEESNEYALRLNKQLENRNLAMEGFMNQIMYLEKSRQFNLLLGICLILGILAVILFSIWKRKRDRLRFQLLQSRQENLFIEREAMLKGKLDERDRISKELHDEIGASVTTIALQSELLKRKLDVDRYPEISKIFHYASEVMQDLNEVIWANASSNDSLQSLISYCVNFSRKFLDTHQILGEWDLPNLDIDLPIGGDQRRNVYLIFKEALHNVVKHAGASQVQLAFRWEDDWMKMLIWDNGSGRLEEGKGNGISNMKERAQKLGAELYISDEAGTRLELIFPLSQAQYE from the coding sequence ATGGAAAAGCGAGAACACATATACGCACAGATTTTACTCGTTCTGTTTATGCTGTGCAACACACAAACAGAGGCACAAATAGCGCCTATTAAGGATCAGGTAGATGCTGAATCTTATGTCGACCATATAGAAAGACTACAATTTCAGCATCTCGACTCTGCCATTTTATTGTGGGAAGAATTGGGAAGCTGGAGTGATAAGCATAGCTATATCGCTGGCCAAAAAGAATATTATCGCACGGGAATCTATTTACATGGCGTTTTGCTCAGCGATAAGGATATGGGGAAAGAGCTGGCAGAAGAAGCTCTTAATTTTAGCCGCAAAGAAATGCCAGAAAATGTCCCTGCTGTCTGGATAAGTAAGGCCATCCTTTTTCAGGCCTATACCGAACTGGATTCTGCCATTGCGTATTATGAAAAGGCTCTGCAAGCATTGGATCATCAGCACCCTAATTATCCTGTTGTGCTGGGAAATCTGGCCAGCATTTATGATCAGTTGAAATTACCTCAGCCAGCTCAAAACTATGCAGAAGAAGCCTTGCAGATTTACCAATCAGAAAAGGATACCTTGGGCATTACTACTAGTTTGCTTAGCCTTGCCAATGTTGCTTTGTTGGAAGATGATGCAGAACAGAACTATCAATTCTTATCGCAAGCCTATGAGCTTTCCAAAGCCAGTTCCCAAAAGGCCTCTTTTGTCCAGATTTCTCATAATCTCGCTTATGCTTATATAGAAAAGGGAGATTTGAGTAAAGGGCTTCAATTATTCGAGGAAGCACTCCAGAAAAGCGAAGCGAATCCGACTTTGAATTTGCACAGTAGAATAGGCATTGCCCGTAACCTGATAAAAATGAATCGACTGACTGAGGCAAGTAACTACAGAGATCAGGTTATTCGCGACAGTGCTCAGGTTGCGATGCCCCTAAAGTTACGGCGACTGCTGTACGAAATGGAAATGGAATATTTTCAGGCAAAAGGAGAACCGGTTCGTGCTCTAGGGCTTCTGCCTGACTTTTTGAAGTTGAAGGAAGCAGAGATTTCGGAGGAAAGTAATGAATATGCCCTACGCCTGAATAAGCAATTGGAAAATCGGAATCTTGCCATGGAGGGATTTATGAATCAGATTATGTATCTCGAGAAGAGCAGGCAGTTTAATCTATTGCTAGGTATTTGTCTTATACTCGGAATATTGGCGGTAATCCTTTTCAGTATTTGGAAGCGTAAAAGAGATAGACTTCGCTTTCAATTGCTGCAAAGTCGGCAAGAGAATCTTTTCATAGAGCGGGAGGCTATGTTAAAAGGTAAGTTGGACGAAAGGGATCGAATTTCGAAAGAACTTCATGATGAGATTGGGGCTTCCGTAACAACCATTGCCCTCCAGAGTGAATTGTTGAAGCGGAAACTGGATGTGGATCGCTATCCAGAGATAAGCAAGATTTTCCATTACGCCAGTGAGGTAATGCAGGACCTCAATGAGGTCATTTGGGCAAATGCCTCCAGCAATGATAGCCTGCAGTCTTTGATTTCCTATTGCGTGAACTTCTCTCGGAAATTTCTGGATACCCATCAGATTCTGGGGGAATGGGACTTGCCGAATTTGGATATTGACTTGCCGATAGGAGGGGATCAGCGAAGAAATGTATATTTAATTTTCAAAGAAGCGCTGCACAATGTCGTCAAACATGCAGGAGCCAGCCAGGTTCAATTGGCTTTTAGGTGGGAAGATGATTGGATGAAAATGTTGATCTGGGATAATGGAAGCGGGCGACTGGAGGAAGGAAAGGGAAATGGAATCAGCAATATGAAGGAAAGAGCCCAAAAACTGGGAGCCGAATTATATATCTCGGATGAAGCTGGAACACGACTTGAACTCATTTTTCCGCTAAGCCAAGCTCAATATGAGTGA
- a CDS encoding vanadium-dependent haloperoxidase produces MQKKHLNKFTGILLGLGLMFQACGPKRSFSEQEVVVAWSEMTLYITQFTPANSPTYASRAVGYIGLSMYESIVHGFPQYQSIAPQLNELGELPKPDPHQTYDWQMALNSGQAEIIRSIYNQTSDQNKAKIDSLEKLIYDYRLSQLEDKSIAKVSVDYGKEIAQRIFEWSKTDGGHRAYLRNFDKSFVHPQHPGQWKPPLYAQSFSHNPLHPYWGENRTFLKENTDLEIPYMIPYDTTEGSEYYQQFIAVYEKDLELTQKEKEIAIWWGDDPDDTFTPPGHSFYIANLVVKAKQPSLIQSAETFAKVGIAVADAFINCWKWKYHYFSERPNTFIPEFIDRNWESFWPDPPFPAFPSGHAIQAAASSRVLEEVYGNAFTFIDSSHVGRERDEVRDVDFVERPFETFWGVAIETADSRFFGGIHTPQDNEIGLTEGTRIAKHVTDLKWKK; encoded by the coding sequence ATGCAAAAGAAACACCTAAACAAATTCACAGGAATCCTTTTGGGACTTGGCCTTATGTTTCAGGCATGTGGACCCAAACGCAGTTTTAGCGAACAGGAGGTCGTTGTGGCATGGAGTGAAATGACTTTATACATCACCCAATTCACCCCTGCCAACTCCCCTACCTATGCCTCGAGAGCAGTAGGCTATATAGGCCTGAGCATGTATGAGTCCATCGTTCATGGCTTTCCCCAATATCAGTCCATCGCTCCTCAACTCAATGAGCTGGGCGAATTGCCTAAACCTGATCCCCATCAAACCTACGATTGGCAAATGGCCCTGAATAGTGGACAAGCGGAGATCATCCGTAGCATCTACAATCAGACGTCCGATCAGAATAAAGCAAAGATTGATTCCCTGGAAAAATTGATCTATGACTATCGACTCTCGCAATTGGAAGACAAAAGCATAGCTAAAGTCTCAGTAGACTATGGAAAAGAGATTGCGCAGCGAATTTTCGAATGGTCCAAAACAGATGGAGGGCATAGAGCCTATCTCAGAAACTTTGACAAAAGCTTTGTCCACCCTCAGCATCCCGGTCAATGGAAACCTCCACTCTACGCCCAATCCTTTAGCCACAATCCCCTGCATCCCTATTGGGGCGAGAACCGAACTTTCCTCAAGGAAAATACTGATCTTGAAATCCCTTATATGATTCCTTATGATACAACAGAGGGATCAGAATATTACCAGCAGTTCATCGCGGTTTATGAAAAGGATCTTGAGCTCACGCAAAAAGAAAAAGAAATCGCCATTTGGTGGGGAGATGATCCGGACGATACCTTTACCCCGCCCGGACACTCATTTTATATCGCAAATCTGGTCGTAAAGGCCAAGCAGCCTTCCCTGATCCAGTCTGCAGAGACTTTCGCCAAGGTAGGTATTGCAGTAGCAGATGCTTTTATCAATTGCTGGAAATGGAAATATCACTATTTCTCCGAAAGGCCCAATACCTTTATTCCGGAGTTTATAGATAGAAACTGGGAATCCTTTTGGCCCGATCCTCCTTTTCCTGCCTTTCCTTCCGGACATGCCATTCAGGCTGCTGCATCCAGTCGGGTACTTGAAGAAGTTTATGGAAATGCTTTTACTTTTATAGATAGCTCACATGTGGGTCGTGAAAGAGATGAGGTAAGAGATGTGGATTTTGTGGAAAGGCCTTTTGAGACTTTCTGGGGAGTAGCTATTGAGACTGCTGATTCCAGGTTTTTCGGAGGTATACATACACCTCAGGATAATGAAATAGGTTTGACAGAGGGAACACGTATTGCCAAACATGTAACGGATCTGAAATGGAAAAAATGA
- a CDS encoding DUF4301 family protein gives MFTDADLRQIEERGSSLAAIEKQIENFKQGFPFLKVVKAATIGNGIIRLSENGIAPYIAKYEGELSRKKVVKFVPASGAASRMFKALFAFAAAYEGNNGVAEALMDENNGDLKSFFSRIRDFAFANDLDASFNGSSLESLIEENRHVDILNHLLNEEGLAYGSLPKGLLKFHSYGDSSRTPLEEHLVEAANYGAAQGGTAYLHFTVSPEHLPKFEALVAEVKESYEEKYNLQFDISYSIQKPSTDTIAVDLENNPFREEDGSILFRPGGHGALIENLNEIDADIIFIKNVDNVVPDLIKTQTYFYKKALAGVILNYQKRIFAYLERIENGEERILKEIESFLQNELCVKPPKDYADWGVEEKKNYFLQKLNRPIRVCGMVKNEGEPGGGPFWAWNPDNSVSLQIAESAQIDKNDAAQLSQMQHATHFNPVDLVCATRDRHGKSFDLTQFTDPQTGFISNKSKNGRDLKAQELPGLWNGAMSNWITLFVEVPIITFNPVKTVNDLLREQHQG, from the coding sequence ATGTTCACAGACGCCGATCTCCGTCAAATAGAAGAAAGAGGTAGTAGCCTTGCCGCTATAGAAAAGCAAATAGAGAACTTCAAACAAGGATTTCCTTTCCTGAAGGTTGTAAAAGCTGCAACTATTGGCAATGGTATCATTCGATTGAGTGAAAATGGGATTGCTCCCTATATTGCCAAATATGAAGGAGAACTCTCCCGTAAAAAAGTAGTTAAATTCGTTCCTGCCTCGGGAGCCGCAAGTAGGATGTTTAAGGCATTGTTTGCTTTTGCCGCTGCTTATGAAGGAAATAATGGAGTTGCTGAGGCTTTGATGGATGAAAATAATGGCGACCTAAAAAGCTTTTTTAGTCGAATTCGTGATTTTGCTTTTGCCAATGATCTGGATGCAAGCTTCAACGGTAGCAGTTTGGAATCCTTAATAGAAGAAAATCGTCATGTCGATATCCTCAATCATTTGCTTAATGAAGAGGGACTAGCATATGGAAGCCTTCCCAAAGGTCTTTTGAAGTTTCATAGTTACGGAGATAGTTCCCGAACTCCGCTTGAGGAGCATCTGGTTGAGGCGGCAAACTATGGAGCTGCACAAGGAGGTACAGCTTATCTTCATTTTACCGTATCTCCTGAGCATCTGCCCAAGTTTGAGGCTTTGGTAGCAGAGGTGAAAGAATCTTACGAAGAAAAGTACAACCTACAGTTCGACATTTCCTATTCCATCCAGAAACCTTCTACAGATACGATAGCGGTAGATCTGGAAAACAATCCTTTCCGTGAAGAAGATGGAAGCATTCTCTTCAGACCAGGAGGACATGGAGCTTTGATCGAAAACCTCAATGAAATTGATGCGGATATCATTTTCATCAAAAATGTAGATAATGTGGTCCCGGATCTGATAAAGACCCAGACCTATTTTTATAAAAAAGCCCTGGCAGGAGTTATCCTGAATTACCAGAAGCGCATATTCGCTTATTTGGAACGCATAGAAAATGGAGAAGAAAGAATTCTCAAAGAAATCGAGAGCTTTCTCCAAAACGAACTATGCGTCAAACCTCCGAAAGACTATGCAGATTGGGGGGTAGAGGAAAAGAAAAACTATTTTCTTCAAAAACTCAATCGTCCCATTCGTGTTTGTGGTATGGTGAAAAATGAAGGCGAACCCGGTGGAGGGCCTTTCTGGGCCTGGAATCCAGATAATAGTGTATCCCTTCAAATCGCTGAGTCCGCCCAGATCGATAAAAATGACGCAGCTCAATTGAGCCAAATGCAGCATGCCACCCACTTCAATCCGGTGGATTTGGTATGTGCGACTCGTGATCGCCACGGCAAGTCTTTTGACCTCACTCAATTTACCGATCCTCAAACGGGATTCATTTCCAATAAATCCAAAAATGGACGAGACCTCAAAGCCCAGGAACTTCCCGGCCTTTGGAATGGCGCCATGTCCAATTGGATCACCCTATTTGTAGAAGTACCGATCATAACCTTCAATCCTGTCAAAACCGTAAATGATTTGTTGCGGGAGCAGCATCAAGGGTAA
- a CDS encoding RtcB family protein → MEFTGTEILTLGYPEGKVIGIILKTVAKHFTAEEKDEALALLAEILEAPENYLEDEKFGLIAQELLKPKDTTIPLNEEVLEYKIYGQEGIEEGALKQINIAMKLPVAVGGALMPDAHQGYGLPIGGVLATKNSVIPYAVGVDIGCRMCMSLYDFPESILEDKRANLKKMLMNNTRFGRKTFKRKMDHEVMESDLFKEVKVIKDLKDKAYSQLGTSGGGNHFVEFGITEILDEENEFGLPLGKYLAVLSHSGSRGFGGTLANYYTKMAREICKLPQEAKHLAWLDLDTEAGQEYWMAMNLAGDYASACHQQIHERMAVGLRATPLAIIENHHNFAWKELDAEGNDIIVHRKGATPAGKGVLGVIPGSMTAPGFIVRGKGNPESINSASHGAGRLMSRTRAKNLLDKAEVAAFLQKAGVEVIGSGLDEAPMAYKDIHKVMDHQKDLIEVVAQFQPKIVRMCGENAFRESD, encoded by the coding sequence ATGGAATTCACAGGAACAGAAATTTTGACACTCGGATACCCAGAAGGAAAAGTCATCGGAATTATCCTGAAAACAGTGGCCAAACATTTCACAGCAGAAGAAAAAGATGAGGCCCTTGCTTTATTGGCCGAAATTCTGGAAGCACCAGAGAATTATCTGGAAGATGAAAAATTCGGATTGATTGCACAAGAATTGCTAAAGCCAAAGGATACCACCATTCCTTTGAATGAGGAAGTTCTGGAATACAAAATCTACGGACAGGAAGGAATTGAGGAAGGAGCCTTGAAGCAGATCAATATTGCCATGAAATTGCCAGTAGCTGTGGGAGGCGCATTGATGCCAGATGCTCATCAGGGATATGGCTTACCTATCGGCGGAGTATTAGCAACAAAGAATTCCGTGATTCCATATGCAGTGGGCGTAGATATCGGGTGTAGAATGTGTATGAGCCTTTACGATTTTCCAGAAAGCATTTTGGAGGATAAACGGGCCAATTTGAAAAAGATGTTGATGAACAACACCCGTTTTGGAAGAAAGACCTTTAAGCGAAAGATGGATCATGAGGTGATGGAAAGTGATTTGTTCAAGGAGGTGAAAGTCATCAAGGACTTGAAAGATAAGGCATATAGCCAGCTAGGTACTTCAGGAGGGGGAAACCACTTTGTCGAATTCGGAATCACAGAGATTCTGGATGAAGAGAATGAATTCGGATTGCCATTGGGAAAATACCTGGCTGTCCTCTCCCACTCCGGTTCCAGAGGCTTTGGCGGAACTTTGGCCAACTATTACACAAAAATGGCCAGAGAGATCTGCAAACTGCCTCAAGAAGCCAAGCATTTGGCCTGGTTGGACCTGGATACCGAAGCCGGACAAGAATACTGGATGGCCATGAACCTGGCGGGAGACTATGCTTCTGCCTGCCACCAGCAAATCCATGAGCGTATGGCTGTAGGTTTGAGAGCGACTCCATTGGCGATCATCGAAAACCACCACAACTTCGCCTGGAAAGAGTTGGATGCAGAAGGCAATGATATCATCGTCCACCGTAAAGGTGCAACTCCAGCAGGAAAAGGCGTACTGGGAGTGATTCCAGGATCCATGACTGCTCCAGGCTTTATTGTGAGGGGTAAAGGAAATCCTGAGTCTATCAACTCAGCCTCTCATGGAGCTGGCAGATTGATGTCAAGAACCCGTGCGAAAAACTTGCTGGATAAGGCTGAAGTAGCTGCCTTCCTACAAAAAGCAGGAGTTGAAGTCATCGGTTCAGGCCTGGATGAGGCCCCAATGGCTTACAAAGACATCCATAAAGTTATGGATCACCAAAAGGACCTGATTGAGGTAGTCGCACAATTTCAACCTAAGATCGTGAGGATGTGTGGAGAAAATGCCTTCAGAGAATCCGACTGA
- a CDS encoding CRTAC1 family protein — MSLKSWGFMLLLLIPLSSFSQYEKFEGPMAFTDITDSAGIHHQFKVYEGMFGGGICVFDYNKDGFEDLFITSGMNDDVLYHNNGDGTFTNVYEGSGLEDTRAFVTQGVAGADVNRDGWIDLFITTITVKDTANKIPRAMNLLFLNNGDNTFRNATEEFGLDELITFSTAPNFGDFNADGYPDLFVGNYFHEYEGGLDHISDATIVNEHQTAKGHLLLNKGGKSFENVYEDYGLSHKGFGFGGVFTDFDNDGDQDLFVNHDFGYKRTPDLLLENLYPKKEFRDVADEYNMDLKINSMGTAIADINDDGLLDYYISNIKFNWFMLSQGEGKPYRNKLKERGMKYFAISWGSNFADFDQDGDMDLYVSNGDLNPYCTPMGNFYFVNEGGQFTEDGLAKGVKDYGIGRGSVIFDIENDGDMDILVVNQQAVSHYPIPTMTRLYRNDSTKGNWMKVALEGVEAESHGLGSRVELHLNGKKMLREIDGGGSSHMSQNSRIAHFGLGNAEQIDSIVVRWTGGNVQVVKPEGVNQLIKITEIPQEKSSNSMLWILLGALILGGVFVLRRMNGKEA; from the coding sequence ATGAGCCTGAAAAGTTGGGGATTCATGCTTCTCCTCCTGATTCCTTTGAGCAGTTTTTCACAGTATGAAAAATTTGAAGGCCCCATGGCCTTTACAGATATTACGGATTCGGCCGGAATACATCATCAATTTAAAGTTTATGAAGGCATGTTTGGGGGAGGAATATGTGTCTTCGACTACAACAAAGATGGATTTGAGGACTTATTCATCACCAGTGGGATGAATGATGATGTGTTGTATCACAACAATGGAGATGGAACTTTTACCAATGTGTATGAAGGTTCGGGCCTGGAAGATACACGAGCTTTTGTAACGCAAGGAGTAGCAGGAGCAGATGTAAATCGCGATGGATGGATCGATCTCTTTATTACCACCATTACGGTTAAGGATACAGCTAATAAAATTCCACGGGCCATGAATCTCCTTTTCCTGAACAATGGAGATAATACCTTTAGGAATGCAACAGAGGAGTTTGGTCTGGACGAACTCATTACCTTTAGTACAGCCCCCAATTTTGGAGACTTCAATGCAGACGGATATCCGGACCTCTTTGTCGGTAATTACTTTCACGAATACGAGGGCGGACTGGACCATATCAGCGACGCAACCATTGTCAATGAGCATCAGACCGCCAAAGGACATTTGCTCCTCAACAAAGGCGGCAAAAGCTTTGAGAATGTATATGAGGATTATGGACTTAGCCACAAAGGTTTTGGCTTTGGGGGCGTTTTCACAGATTTCGACAATGATGGAGATCAGGACCTATTTGTCAATCACGACTTTGGTTACAAAAGAACCCCTGACCTTTTGCTCGAAAACCTCTATCCTAAAAAAGAATTCAGAGACGTAGCTGACGAGTATAACATGGATTTGAAAATCAATTCCATGGGTACGGCCATTGCAGATATCAATGATGATGGGCTCCTGGATTACTACATTTCCAATATCAAATTCAACTGGTTCATGCTGAGCCAGGGAGAAGGAAAGCCGTATCGGAATAAACTGAAAGAAAGAGGCATGAAGTATTTCGCCATCAGTTGGGGAAGCAATTTTGCCGATTTTGATCAGGACGGAGATATGGACCTTTATGTATCCAATGGCGATTTGAACCCTTATTGCACGCCTATGGGCAATTTCTATTTTGTCAATGAGGGCGGACAATTTACAGAGGATGGATTGGCGAAAGGAGTGAAGGATTATGGCATTGGAAGAGGGTCAGTCATATTTGATATCGAAAATGATGGCGATATGGATATCCTGGTAGTGAATCAACAAGCGGTCAGTCATTATCCCATTCCCACCATGACCCGCCTCTACCGCAATGATTCAACTAAAGGAAACTGGATGAAGGTAGCGCTGGAAGGAGTAGAGGCCGAAAGTCATGGACTGGGATCACGAGTGGAACTTCACTTGAATGGAAAGAAGATGCTACGAGAAATTGATGGGGGAGGCTCTAGTCATATGTCCCAGAATTCTCGTATCGCTCACTTTGGTTTGGGAAATGCAGAGCAGATAGATTCTATTGTCGTACGCTGGACAGGCGGAAATGTACAGGTAGTCAAACCCGAGGGCGTGAATCAGCTCATAAAAATCACAGAGATTCCTCAAGAAAAAAGCAGCAATTCGATGCTATGGATTTTGTTGGGAGCTTTGATACTCGGGGGTGTTTTTGTTCTTAGGAGAATGAATGGGAAAGAGGCTTAA
- the rpsU gene encoding 30S ribosomal protein S21, which produces MLIVRKGVNETVDRLIRRYRKKHKDTQMMREIRKRREFTKPSTKRRQEVAKAKYKLQKQSEGA; this is translated from the coding sequence ATGCTAATAGTACGTAAAGGAGTAAATGAAACGGTAGATAGGCTGATCAGAAGGTATCGCAAAAAGCACAAGGATACGCAGATGATGAGAGAGATCAGAAAGCGCCGTGAGTTTACCAAGCCTTCCACCAAGCGCAGGCAAGAAGTAGCAAAAGCGAAGTATAAGCTTCAAAAGCAAAGCGAAGGGGCCTAG
- a CDS encoding response regulator transcription factor translates to MSESEIKIAIVEDRTDIREALLALFKTVEDIHCLAAFERGEDAVEKIPHMDLDIVLMDIGLPGIDGIECIKQLKSGNPQLQFMICTVYDEDEKVFRALEAGAHAYMLKSSEFDFLLDAIRELHQGGSPMSSDIARKVVSVFHRKKSQQESYKLTAREKEILELLSKAHSYIQIADTLHISEKTLKKHVYNIYGKLHVHSRTEAINKYYGKW, encoded by the coding sequence ATGAGTGAATCTGAAATCAAAATAGCCATAGTAGAGGATAGAACCGATATACGGGAAGCTTTATTAGCGCTTTTCAAAACGGTAGAAGATATCCATTGCCTGGCAGCTTTTGAAAGGGGAGAAGATGCAGTGGAAAAGATCCCTCATATGGATCTGGATATCGTTTTGATGGACATCGGTTTGCCGGGTATAGATGGAATCGAATGTATAAAGCAATTGAAAAGCGGAAATCCTCAACTTCAATTCATGATTTGCACGGTCTATGACGAGGACGAAAAAGTCTTTCGGGCCTTAGAAGCGGGTGCGCATGCATATATGCTAAAGAGTAGTGAATTTGATTTCCTCCTTGATGCCATTCGAGAACTCCATCAGGGCGGCTCTCCTATGAGTAGCGATATTGCCCGGAAAGTCGTTTCCGTATTCCACCGAAAGAAAAGCCAACAAGAAAGCTATAAGTTGACTGCCCGTGAAAAAGAAATCCTCGAACTTTTATCCAAAGCACACTCCTATATCCAGATTGCGGATACTTTGCATATCAGCGAAAAGACCCTGAAAAAGCATGTCTACAATATTTACGGGAAATTGCATGTGCATTCACGGACGGAGGCGATCAATAAATATTATGGGAAGTGGTAG
- the mnmE gene encoding tRNA uridine-5-carboxymethylaminomethyl(34) synthesis GTPase MnmE, producing MIHHEDSIVAISTPQGSGALGVIRVSGADAISLVDGIFSKDISKAEGYSIHFGQIKRGEQILDEVLATVFRSPRSFTKEDVVEISCHGSPFILREVLGLILEKGARLAKAGEFTQRAYLNGAMDLAQAEAVADLIASQSAGAHKLAMNQMRGGVSSELKALREQLLNFTSLIELELDFGEEDVEFADRSQLEALVKEILAKVQTLIESFRLGNAIKQGVPTVIIGKPNAGKSTLLNTLLNDNRAIVSDIPGTTRDVIEDRVVIEGIEFRLMDTAGVRETEDVIEAEGVKRTLKLAHSASLLIYLFDCQTETPEQAATFINRLELSDEVQVLSIGNKLDALTDPKAYAQEHDTDISGQYPWIIISARDKLHMDAFRSLMLDAVNNFSNVHEGHTLISNARHLSALQKAETALYDVQNAMQLGVSGDLLSIDIRTVLHHIGEITGEISTDEVLGNIFSKFCIGK from the coding sequence ATGATTCATCATGAGGATAGCATAGTCGCGATCAGTACGCCTCAAGGCTCTGGAGCTTTAGGGGTAATTCGTGTTTCAGGAGCTGATGCGATATCCCTAGTCGATGGGATATTTTCCAAAGATATATCTAAGGCGGAAGGTTACAGCATCCATTTTGGGCAGATAAAAAGGGGAGAACAAATTCTGGATGAAGTACTGGCTACGGTTTTTCGTTCACCTCGATCTTTTACCAAAGAAGATGTAGTAGAAATTTCCTGTCATGGGAGTCCTTTCATCCTGCGGGAAGTCTTGGGATTGATTTTGGAGAAAGGAGCAAGGCTGGCGAAAGCGGGTGAGTTCACCCAAAGGGCTTATTTGAATGGAGCCATGGATTTGGCGCAGGCAGAAGCCGTAGCAGACCTCATTGCTTCCCAATCAGCCGGAGCCCATAAACTGGCCATGAATCAAATGCGGGGTGGAGTTTCTTCGGAGCTTAAAGCCTTGCGTGAGCAATTACTCAATTTCACATCTCTGATTGAACTGGAGCTCGATTTTGGGGAAGAGGATGTTGAGTTTGCAGATCGAAGCCAATTGGAGGCATTGGTGAAGGAGATCTTGGCGAAAGTACAGACCTTGATCGAAAGTTTCCGATTGGGGAATGCCATCAAACAAGGCGTCCCCACCGTCATCATTGGCAAACCCAATGCCGGCAAATCTACCTTACTCAATACCCTGCTCAACGACAATAGAGCCATTGTATCAGATATTCCGGGAACGACTCGGGATGTGATCGAAGACAGGGTCGTGATCGAGGGGATAGAATTTCGTTTGATGGATACCGCAGGAGTCAGGGAAACCGAAGATGTGATAGAAGCGGAAGGGGTAAAACGGACGCTAAAATTGGCTCATTCTGCCTCCCTGCTCATCTACCTGTTCGACTGCCAAACAGAAACCCCAGAGCAAGCCGCAACTTTCATCAATAGACTCGAACTCTCAGATGAGGTACAGGTGCTCTCCATCGGGAACAAGCTGGATGCCCTTACAGATCCCAAAGCCTACGCCCAGGAGCATGATACTGACATTTCCGGCCAATACCCCTGGATCATTATTTCAGCCAGGGACAAGCTGCATATGGACGCATTCCGTTCCCTCATGCTCGATGCGGTCAATAACTTCTCAAACGTACATGAGGGCCATACCCTCATCTCCAATGCCCGTCATCTTTCTGCCTTACAAAAAGCAGAAACGGCGCTTTATGACGTACAAAATGCCATGCAATTGGGCGTTTCCGGAGATTTGTTGTCCATTGACATCCGTACGGTATTGCATCACATCGGCGAAATCACGGGTGAGATTAGTACGGATGAGGTATTGGGGAATATCTTTTCGAAGTTTTGTATTGGAAAATAA